DNA from Gadus chalcogrammus isolate NIFS_2021 chromosome 11, NIFS_Gcha_1.0, whole genome shotgun sequence:
ATACGCATTCCACCTCCCCATGCCACTTTAAAattatatctatttttttaGATATActcggtgcagtgggcatgtagggtaaccctacatgcccactgcaccgtcagtcaacggacgtgggaaggcgtggctgacggatgggggagtagtctttgcagaggcatccgtcagccaatcaaatcgcttcgccgggttcttcccgcttcttcctactttttgcgatgcaagatgacccgctttcccgctttccagtatcgtcagagcccgagtcgcgtcacagtgcttaaatttgcacacgcgatctgattggatgacggatccgtcgctgccgaaaaagttgaaaattgttcaactttttgacggagccgaaggctccaacggaacggtcggatccacaatgcattgcgcgtccgtccccattcaaagtcaatggggatcagtcaacggacggaggtagtgggcacgaggcgtaagggTGCACTCGAACttggccatctggccgtggccgtggccgttttagcacctaaccgtgctcaaatctgccagtgtgagtgtggccagtctggccaggccgggccaatttggccacttgggagaggtttgctgctacggcacgggccgctacggtacagatgctaatgagccgacacgcgcacacgcacggctacgcaacctgagctggatgacgtatagaccatgcgacgaccacggacataataaaggcgacgagccttctttcccattaaacggtaaacatatatccaaataagcaacagactcagtaaagtgcgaactgtgttctgtgtgttgttgtccattgttgttagaactctgactggcggcagactttattatggtccatgcagcggacgcttggtgatgacgtgttacttacgacgtgatgacgtatgtacaagagcctaccgtggccaggccacagttgcgacgcccaacggccacggccagatggcctagtgtgagtgcagaccagagaacaatggggccatttgagcacggttaggtgtgaaaacggccaacggccacggccagatggcctagtgtgagtgcaccctaacataccgcagacccagactgAAGGGAAAGGAAAATtaagcggaagtacttaggcgggggGAGCCAAGCTACATTATTCCTCCACAGGCGCACTTGACACTGTTGATGAGCACCAATCGCTGAACAGGGTGTCCTGGTGAACCCCCAAGCCCCTCCTGCTGTGTGATCCGTCTGAGGGACGGAGAGTGGATTCAATAGAAAATGAATCCAATCAGTAATCCAAATGTCTGGCTGTTATCGACCACCTCATCTCGGAGTCCAGGGTCGTAACCAACAGCCCACCCTTCCTTCCacgccctcctccatccctgaCGGCCGTTCTCCCTCATTACACATGCATACTTCCAACGtctaccccaccccccaccccctgtttGGGATTGAGCTCTGGTGCTCTGTGAGTCCACTGAGAAGCACAGACAAATTGCGTCACCCCGTTTCATGATTTATGGAATTTGGTCCCCTAACAATAAAGATCCAAATATTTATGAAAACACTGCCAACTTCATCTAAGATCATGTGACGGCTCATATTTCTTTTCAATATATATTTGGGTTGAGACGGTCAGGGGGAATCacactgtgtatttatgttgGCCTCTGTGTTAAACACATTGTGTTCTATGTTAGGAACAAGTCATGCACATCATTGTGTGGCTGATTGGCGATGCTTGTCCGGACTGGAACGGCCAAGACGGGACATAACATGCTGTGGATATTATCAGTTGGCTTTAAAACAGTTATTCTCAATTGTTGAGTTCCAATACAACACGATACAGCAAGAAAAAAAGTTATACTACACAGCGGTATTTATGAAATGACACACTTTCTTCCTCcgatcataaaataaaaattcatACTCAATTGACACtggttttgttgtttattttcccCACGTGTCTATTGTGGCCCAGGGCATGCAAAACACTAAAACGGCTGTGTTTGTTGGAGCTAAAATGGACATGGCCTATATTGTGGACCAACTCAATCCTTCAGAACAATAATGAAAGACCTCAAAATGCCATCGAGCACAAATAGCTCTAAAATACAGGCGCTTACGTGCGTTTGTGCCTGCCTGTTTGCGCCCACGGGCGCGCCGACGAGGGGACCTCCTAACTTCTAAATGGGCTGTTGCGCGCCGCTGACTTCGCCTAGTACAGCCTTCAGTGAAATTGTTTGGTCCCACCCATTTGTGAACAGCTTTTTTCGCTcatggtgaagaaaaaaagcttttccttcccccccccccccccccccccccccctctctcctcccttcctcagCATCAAGTGCAGCCCAGGCGGACCGTCCTGGCTGCGACTTCTCCCAGCCTCTTTTCAACGCACTGAGGAGAAGGGCAGCATCAGCACCGCACCGAGCACAGGACGTCTGGGATGCAGTACTACTTTGTTTTACTTTCTTGAAAACGAACtgaaatatttttgttttgaagaCAAACAATAGAGAGCGGATTTTGGCGTATCCGTCAACCGGATGCAAGCAGGTATGATGAAGTCTTCTTGTTGTCCGACTTCTTGGAAGAGCAGCGGGAAAAAGGTCCATCTCTTTGGATTGGCATTGAAATTTTCGGTGGATGTTTGGATATTTGCAGGATTTTCTCTTGCAGAAAATCCCGTTGTCAATACTGGCCACGGTTGTCTTTTGAAGACTTACTTATTTTGGAATGGAATAAGTTCAGCGACATTTTGCAAAGTTTGCCTATAGTTTGCAGAGACAGGCTTATGAGTAGGGAATGTACCAATGTCAATTGTGACAATTTTTTACAAACTAAGATAAAATGTTGTAGAAATGTCCCTGGAATCAACTTCATTCAATTATTCAAACTAAGTTGCGTTTAGTTTGAATAATATAGCAACACATTAACAGTTTTTCATTATATGCATCAATGGAGAAAATCGATGGAAGACAATTCAGGATCAATTGCGTCCATTGAATTAAATATACAATAATGCTAGTTTATGAGGGATAACCAATTCTATTTGATGACGAGATTTGCAGACATTGATACACATATTTTATTCTGTTAACCCACATTGATAAAACAGGCAAACAAATCACTTAAAATGCTGTCCTGTTTAGATTAACTGAGTAAGTCCAGCACGACTATAAACTATTAACGAATTCAGCGTGTTGCAAGGCATTGATTAACGATgctttattgaaaaaaaatattgaacatTGAACTATAGTGCCATCTGTTGGTGATTCTGTAAATATCCTTAATGGTGTGGTAAATCTCTTGGATCTAGGATGGGCTTGCCAGTTTGGTTTGGAAACCAGCTTGATTCCTCATGGAAGGGTATCAGATGTAGCAGCTTAAATTAATATAAGGCCTTGTTTACATATGCTATAGTCACTGTGGCAATCGTAAAAATGTAGCAGTAATTGGGAAAAAGTTTTAAAATTGAAATGTGATTCTTAATCAATGGTATTGCTATAATGCATTAACTACCTTTAGTTCTATAGTATTTATACAATGCATTGTCGACCCTAAGCTCCCCAGGTATGAGGCAGATGGCAGTCTTTCTAGGGGTGAAGCATGAATGGTTTTCTCTGGCAGCGTCCTGCCGGTGAACCCTGGCTAGCCCACACTATTCAGCTACTATGACGTCTTCTTCGTCCTCCCTTAAGCAACTCCATGGCGCCACATTGTACCACGATTTAGGCTATACAGTTTCCATGGTTTCTAATTGTGGTTTTGGTTTGCTGttatactttttatttattaagaatGGTCAGTGTGCTAAGTGGCAGGCCATTGCTGACCAATGCGGGAGACAGACAAAATGAGAAGCTTCGCTCTCTGTAGTCTGCTCAATGCTTTAACGCATCAGGCACAATCAGAGGATACGTTCTCATGAGCTGACGTTCACTGTAGCTAAACTGTGCTTTGATTGCCTGGCCATGCGGCCGGGAAGCTGCTCAGCGCTGAGAAACCAGATACGATGGTCATTGCTGAGAAGGTTAACCGCTGTGGAGAATGCTCCAAGCCACTGTCTCAGCCCAGCGAGGGGATCATCTTCTGCCCTGTTCCCGGACCACAGCTCAGGGAACCACTTCATAAATCCTCTCCAAACCGCAAAGTTAATGTATGCATTTCCAGAGAAGTGATGATCGTTTCACTTTTAACCATAGGCCTTTTGGAAGCAAGGCAGCCGTCTGGTTTTGTGCAGAAGACAATATAGCAGACCGGTGGAGAACATGCCTGGAACGTGCCGAGGGTTAAGCAGGAACCGCAGGATACTTGCTTGGCTGGCTTGTGGTTAATTTGTGGGAGAGCGTAGATGACTCCCCCTGGGCTTCCTTTGGTTGTGTCGAGCTCCATAGTGCAGTATACTCTACTCTGGTGTGTAGCGCCCTCTTGTGGACCAAAATCGTAGAGTACAGAAGCAGACAAATAAACTTCTTGCTCGGTAAACAAtccaattaaaaataattagGATCAGATCagaattatatataaataatgaatCCATAATGATATTGGAAATCAAAATACTGAAATGTAAAAAGCGAAAAGCAAAATGTCAGACGGATGCGAAAGTACGTTGACCAGTGTCAactatgtgtcagtgtgtcactaTGTCAACTCCTCCAACCCCCGCTGTTTTTCCTTCCTCATTTCAGAGCCAGGCCCACCTTAACAATGGGCCTCGTAACGCGGTCCCTCCTGGTCCCGTTGGCAGtgctggctgtggtggtggcagCCTCGCTGGCAGAACAAGCCCCAGCAGAAGATGAGTACACCTGGCCACAGTGGGAGCTTCCCCTGGTGAGGACCAGGCGCACGGTGCCCCTCAGCAGCCCCAGCTTCTCCGCCCGCCCCCAGGCGGAGCTGAGCGCCACCTGCGGGATCGAGTGCCAGCGGCGCCTCCCCGAGCCCTCGCTGCTGGACCTGGAGCAGTTCCTCTCCTACGAGACGGTGTACGAGAACGGCACGCGCACCCTGACCTCCGTCAGCGTGCAGGGCCTCGACGCCCCCGCCCGGAACTCCTCCTCCCAACCCGCCTCCTCGGCCAAGTCCCGCCGCAAGCGCGAGGTGTACGGCATGGACACCCGCTTCACCATCGCCGACAAGCTGTACTCCACCAAGTACCCCTTCTCCACCACCGTCAAGATCTCCACCGGCTGCTCGGGGGTCCTGCTGTCGCCCAAGCACGTGCTGACGGCCGCCCACTGCATCCACGACGGGCGGGACTACCTCAGCGGGGCGCAGAAGCTCAGAGTGGGCATCCTGAAGGAGAAGTccaggagagggaagggaggcaAGGGaaaaggaggacgaggagggaagggcaagaggaggaaggaggaggagggcaaagACGAGGAGCAGCCCGAGGAGAACCAAGAGAAGGGGAAGAAGggaaaggggaaggggaggaagagccGCAGTCGCCGCAGCGCCGACAAGGCGGACAAGCCCTCGTTCAAGTGGACCCGGGTCAAGCAGACTCAGGTCCCCAAGGGCTGGTTCAAAGGAGGCGCGTCCGAGGGGGTTGCGGCAGACTACGACTACGCGGTCCTGGAGCTGAAGAAGGCCCAGAAGGTGAAGCACATGGATCTGGGCGTGGTGCCCTCGGTGAAGAAGCTCCCGGCCAGCAGGATCCACTTCTCAGGCTTCGACGACGATCGGCCCGGCAACCTGGTGTACCGGTTCTGCTCAGTGTCGGAGGAGTCCAAGGACCTGCTGTACCAGTACTGCGACGCCGAGGCGGGCTCCAGCGGCTCCGGGGTCTACGTCCGCCTCAAGGAGCCCGGCAAGaagaggtggaagaggaagatCATCGGGGTGTTCACGGGCCACCGTTGGGTGGACGCCAACGGGAACGGGCAGCAGCaggacttcaacgtggccgtgAGGATTACACCGCTCAAGTATGCCCAGATCTGCTACTGGGTGCACGGGGACTCCAGCCAGTGCCGGGCCGCCTAAGGACACACACATTGGCCagatacacatgtatacacacacatttacaaacactcttacacacacacacacacacacacacacactcaaaagcaaacacagacacatattcaGGAAACACACATGCGTACAAATACGtatacagagacaaacacaaacacaaacaaacacgcctCAAAAACCATTCACCAGACATCTCACTACGATCGGAGCACTCATAAAGAAAGCAGTGCTAGGTCACTTTACTGTCAATCTAAACTCCCTCAGCAGAAAAGGGGACTTGTCACACTAATTTACggtatcaatatcaatatgTCACAGAAACCTGTATGCGTGTAGCACATGCAAGCAGACAACCCACGGCATCTACAGACCGACATTCAGAAAAACAAAGTGTCCCAAATGCGAACACATATGCGCttacattcacacatgcatcCCTTCACAGACACAAAGCCGCAAAGACTCCATGTTGACAATACCAGGAACTTGCAAACTCAACGGGTGCTAAGGCTTAGCAGCTCTTCTAatttatttaaacaaacaaaaaactaaaaatatCATTATTATGTATTTACAGATAAATTAGGtgccttttttaaaaaatgtatatatttaaatgttataAATTGCTCTATATTGGCAAATCCTCACATAACAGCAATGTTTCCAATAAAAGTTTTACTATTCTGCATTTTTTTGGTGGGGAGCATAATTCATACAAAGCAAATGCATTGGCCTTAACACAAGCCAACACAACAAGACCCAGGaaaatttattttttcttatgaATTTACTATATTCaaatattgaaaagagaaacgTTTTTATGATGATTTTTTATACTCGAAGTCCAGTGTTTTCTGTATATCTAGCTTTAAGCATATTTTTctcttctttgtttgttttatccGTTTTTGTTTGTCAACCACCTTTGAGACCATCATTTATATTTCTTTCCAAATAATTAAGTAAATATTCCCAGACTGGTTATGGTATGAAACTCATCACTTAGTCTCTGCTCCTGCAAAGAGGTGAACTGCGGATTCATTGTTGTTTCAGTGGTGCTTATCAAGATAAATGGTGCTAatgtttagtttatttgtttattaagtGTTTTGGGGGAGAGTGTACTTGAGTAGACTTGTCAgataatatttacattttggcTCCCTCATGTGGAGGTTTGTCACACAGCACTGTAAAACTCAATTTTCACATCAACTTTTTAGATTGCCGTATTAGGTATATAGTTAAACTAAATCCTATggtcaaatttaaaaaaaatcccagTGTGTGTTAAATTTCAACTCCTGTATTGTATAGGCTTAAGATATTGTTCAATGAAGTTCCATAATTCATTTTGATTTCCTAACAGTGTTGATGCAGAGTGAAACAGACCAACCATTAAACCAAGATTACAATATAGCTTGTTAATTTGTGTGTTCATGAACACCTTCTTGCCTAACGTCAAAGTTCTATATTTATTCATGGAAATTCGGTATATTATGAAATTCtatgttttgttgacattctatGCACAAAGGATTGCAGGACAATGCAGCCTTTTATCTATGAACAAGATGGCGACTTTTAGCATCACTTTGAactcctgtctccctctttcatcTCCTCTTCTCGTCTCAAATTAATATTTTCTATTCTCATTTCAAATAAATTGCAAAGCATTGCTCAGCAAATTAAATATACCTCTGGCTGGTTATTCCACTTGTTGCAATTGAAAGCAAACAACCTCTTACTACTAATCTAAAACGTCACTGTGTACGTTTTTCCATTTGCAGCTTGTAGTGGCTTGAGTTTTTGCTACAGTACATTCTTTAATAGCAATGCATTATTTCATATAATGTAATGGTTGGATCTTTCATGCCAGTCACTTTAACCTGCTTCCGTtaccttttttaatttttttaacaaataTTGCAGATTAATCAATTTAATTGTGCAATAGATAATTAATTGTGTGCACGGAAGGGGATTAGGGCCACaagtgattttattttttgagttCTGAGTTTAtaatcagaattctgagaataaagccAGAATTCTTACCATATAAAATCActtgtggccctaatcctcttccgtctACGTGACCCCTCGGCCCGAACCCGCAAAAACATACTTGAGTCCGATTTATTCGGTCAGCATGTGGTTCCCATCCTGTATGTCGCAAAGGGACTCTCATTGAACTTGGTTCCTTATAGGTAGCCTTTAAAGAACTTCCCTACTTAGCATGTGAGATGAAAATCAGATTTCGGACTAAATTGTCATTAGGAATAGTGAGCATCCGTGGGCAGTTTGTTCCGTCATCGGGTTTATTGCATTTCATAGGGCTTACATGCACTGGGTAGGGCCAtcgtaaataaaataaacaaaataaaacataaaaatagcATTTTTTCATCCCACCATTTAGTCATCCAATTGTCTTCCCACCAGTTGCTAAAATGGTCCATTGAAGTTACACAACAATACGCACACAAATGTTTATATTAACGGGGGTATATAAAGAGGTATACACCACAGGACTTGGTACTCGCTGGTAATACACAGCCATTCAAACACAGGTCAACGCCAAGAACAAAGTTGGGTCTATTGAAAAGTTCATGGAACTGTGACACACTGTGCATGAGGATGATTCGTTTGAAGCCCCTACCCCCTCCCGAAGAGTCCCACAATACACAGCGTTTCACTGGTTCACTGTTACTGACGACGGCTGGACAGAAGCAGGACCAGGGGGTTCAAAGAAACATGTAGAAAAGGAAAGGGGTACCTGATGGCTCATCAATCTGCTGTGTCCTTTCTTCAACGCATCCAATCACA
Protein-coding regions in this window:
- the prss35 gene encoding inactive serine protease 35; amino-acid sequence: MGLVTRSLLVPLAVLAVVVAASLAEQAPAEDEYTWPQWELPLVRTRRTVPLSSPSFSARPQAELSATCGIECQRRLPEPSLLDLEQFLSYETVYENGTRTLTSVSVQGLDAPARNSSSQPASSAKSRRKREVYGMDTRFTIADKLYSTKYPFSTTVKISTGCSGVLLSPKHVLTAAHCIHDGRDYLSGAQKLRVGILKEKSRRGKGGKGKGGRGGKGKRRKEEEGKDEEQPEENQEKGKKGKGKGRKSRSRRSADKADKPSFKWTRVKQTQVPKGWFKGGASEGVAADYDYAVLELKKAQKVKHMDLGVVPSVKKLPASRIHFSGFDDDRPGNLVYRFCSVSEESKDLLYQYCDAEAGSSGSGVYVRLKEPGKKRWKRKIIGVFTGHRWVDANGNGQQQDFNVAVRITPLKYAQICYWVHGDSSQCRAA